The following is a genomic window from Bacillus sp. V2I10.
TCTCCTTGTCATGTCAGTGTGAATGACGAGAATCAATTTGTTGTTTCCGCCAATTATCATAACGGCACGATTGAATCGTATGAAATGAACACTGACAGCGAAACTCTTTATCCCTCTCTCTCTATTAAAAAGCATGTAGGAGACGGACCCAATAAAGACAGACAGGATGGACCACATGCCCATTATGCGGGCTTTACTCCTGACCAGAAATATGTGGCGGCCATCGATTTAGGAACAGATAAACTGTATACCTACGAATTAAACAAAGGTGAATTAAACGAAATACACAGCCTTCATTTACATGCAGGAAGCGGCCCAAGACATATGACGTTCCATCCGAACGGAAAAATTGCTTATTTAATGACGGAGCTGAGCAATGAAGTTGTCGTTCTTGCTTACAATCAAGAAGATGGCAGCTTTACAGAATTACAGTACATCTCAACAATTCCCGATGATTTCACTGAAAATAATCAGGGGAGCGCGATCCATATTTCTTCTGACGGAAGATTTGTTTATGCAGCCAACCGCGGCCATGACAGCATTGCCGTATTCAGCACAAACAGTGACAGCGGCAAGCTGACATTTGTTGAACGCACATCTACAGAAGGTCACTGGCCACGTGACTTCGCTCTTGATCCGACAGAAAAATTTCTGATTGCCTCAAACCAGGAAAGCAGCAACCTTGT
Proteins encoded in this region:
- a CDS encoding lactonase family protein, with translation MKYTGYIGTYTKGDSKGIYTFTLDTAAKKLGEVSVAAALENPTYLNLSKDNRFVYAVAKEGEAGGVVAYSRNTETGELKELNRQLLRGASPCHVSVNDENQFVVSANYHNGTIESYEMNTDSETLYPSLSIKKHVGDGPNKDRQDGPHAHYAGFTPDQKYVAAIDLGTDKLYTYELNKGELNEIHSLHLHAGSGPRHMTFHPNGKIAYLMTELSNEVVVLAYNQEDGSFTELQYISTIPDDFTENNQGSAIHISSDGRFVYAANRGHDSIAVFSTNSDSGKLTFVERTSTEGHWPRDFALDPTEKFLIASNQESSNLVLFERNQETGTLTLLQSDVTVPDPVCVKFLNQ